In Brachyhypopomus gauderio isolate BG-103 chromosome 2, BGAUD_0.2, whole genome shotgun sequence, the DNA window GTAAGTCATTCGTTCCTTCTGCAATTAGAATGGTTAATGAAAGACACAGTTCTCAGCAAGGGACTTGACACTGTagtactgtgtatgtgtgtgtgtgtggtatttttttttttatttttaccctGTTTATGTTGTTTGTACCATATGCACCATGACCATTTGAATTTCCCTTCTGGGATAATAAAGTTAACTTTGAACTCAGCCAGCAATCCTTCCCTTTGAGTTTTTGCCCCGCATCTCAAACAAAAGTTATTTAAAAACATAATACATCACATTGCTTAATTTTGACAGGAACATGAATGAATGACGGCATGACTGATTGAAAGGATGATGTTGATTTACAGGATGACGGGTGACTGACAGCGTCACGTTCATTCAGAGGTAAAGAAGGTCGTAAATCATAATGATCAGTGCAGAAGTTTATTCTCTGTTAAGTAGAAGACGAATTGCTattgttaattttttttttattttcaacaTTAAAATCACAGGGAAGATACCAAACCAATGAAAGAAAATTATGCTCTAATAGCCAAATACTAGATTATATGAAGTAACAATCCTATATTTTGATGACTGCTTCAGAAATAAAACTGGTTGCTGAGGGTGCATttgaaattgtgtgtgtattgtgtatgtatgtgtatgtgtgttgagaATGGTGTCTCTTGTATTTCAGAGAGGATCTCAAAGAGCTTTAGAGTGAACTTTACCCATAAGGTGTTTCTTAGTATTGTGCTCTGGCCTAAACACAATTATGAAACATTTAGGAGCAAAAATACAGATAATTAAACCAAAGCTTGAGGCCAAAATGGCAAATATCTCCACAGCTACAGTGAATTTTCCAGGAGAGCTGATATAAGCTGGAATAAAGGTGATCCAAACTGCACAGAATATGAGCatgctgaatgtgatgaatTTGGCTTCATTAAAGTTATCAGGCAACTTCCGTGCTAGgaaagcaaaaataaaacacaaaagtgCAAGGAATCCTATATATCCCAGAACAGCCCAGAAACCTATAGCAGAACCTAAACCACATTCTAATATTATCCGTTCTTTGTGGTGTCTTAGATTTTTTAAGGGGAAAGGAGGGGATATTTTTAACCAAAGCACACAAATAATGACCTGTATGAGAGTGAAGGCAAGAACACTGAGTCTCTGTTGTGGAGGCCCAAACCATTTCATGACATTACTGCCTGGAAGTGTAGCCCTGAAGGCCATTAACACCACTATTGTTTTCCCCAGAACACAAGAGATGCAGAGGACGAAGGTAATCCCAAACACTGTGTGGCGCAGCATACAGGACCACTCAGAGGGCTGACCAATGAAAGTAAGTGAACAGAGGAaacacagagtcagagagaagAGCAGCAGGAAGCTCAGCTCTGAGTTGTTGGCTCTGACGATGGGAGATGTCCTGTGTTTGTAGAagacagcagtaacacacacagacatgaaggCCCCAGTGATGGAGAACACTGTCAGGGTAATTCCCAACGTGTCATCCCAGGACAGGAACTCAACAGGTTTGGGGAGGCAGATGTCTTGTTTGATGTTTGGCCAAAACTCAGGAGGGCAGTGCACACAATCCACAGAGTCTGAAAGATTCCAAGAACAAAGTAAGAATGTGTTCATACACAGAACACTTAATGCGAAGTAAAGACAGCTTAATTATTGTATTTATACAGCACTGTCTGAACGTCTTAGGACTCCATTAGATTTGTTGTTACAATGACCAGATAAAATTATTTCTTGTTCACTTTATTAGAGTATAGTCAGAAAATACAAGAAATATGTATGCAatattaaataaaaagaaaaaaattgaaaaagGCAAGTGTGGGAAATGTTCAGAGTGACCTCACCTTATACCTGAGCAAAAACCTAAATGCAAATGTTCACTCTTAATACATTTTCCTGTTGTAGTGATATTTTTTTGGAAAATTGTCTTCTTTTATTTTCTATGAACATTTCTTGTATAAATATCAATACATTGTCATTATACCATTACTAAAACAAAAATGTACTGGTGGCACTGTTCAGCATATCATTAATATTTCTCTGGTCAGCAACCTATAATGCTCTTTCTAGCCAGTGCTCAGAACAGAGGATAACATTTGCTTTTGAGGTTTGTGCGTCATACTGTTGGAAATATTTGTCAATAATCATTCATTAATGCTGGGGAAATAATTTACATTGTTAGGATTGACTTgtatacaaaataaaaaaatatatattttttacaataATCTTGAAATCAAATTAAATGAAAGTGCTGCTGTTTATTGTGATTCACAACCTGTCTTATTACTGATCTCTCCCTCTGCACATGGTATACAATCATAGCAGCAGACAGGCCTTCCCTTCTGTACAGCCTTCCTGGTGCCTGGAGGACAGctctcactgcacacagacactgtCATCTAAAAAAGACATAATAGCATCAGGCGAAAAAGGTTTCCTCCTGGGTGCAAATATTCCACACAATTCACTTTTTATCCTTATTTGATTTATTAGTTCTTAGTTGAAATTTAAACACTAAAGAGTACTATGCTGTTGTCCTTCAGCCCTAAATTTTGAGAAACCCAGGTTTATAATGTGTAAGTAAAGGGTGTGTTTTACAGTACCTCAGTCTGTCCTCCCACCCAGCTGATTGCACTGCTCATTCTGAACTCCTGTCCTCTAGGTTTGGACGAGTCAAAGTATCCCACTGTCACAATGTCTAAAGCACCATCTTTTTTGAACTGCCAATTAATGAGCTCAAAGGCAGCTGCGGGATCTCCATTGGAATCAAAGTTGACCTGGTAGCCATTGTTTGTGGTGAAGTTCACTCTCTTCAGTTGGTTGAATATCTGGAGTGGTGAAAGGTTATGGCACTCTATGAATTTCTTTTATAAACAACTTGATTCACATGTAGCCCTGTAGGGTTTAAATAAACACTTTACAGCGGTCTGTGAATGTGTGCATTGCAGGTTTTGTTTGAATACACGTGTAAGGATGATAGtctgtatatgcatatgtatcCACTCTGTTCTTTGTATAATAAGAGCTTAACTTAACTACTGAAGAAAGATTTCCTGTAAGACAAGATTTTTCGTCATATCTCATTAATAGATGCCTTATCATTTCAGTGAAAATggaggttttatttatttattttttatcttttatttagCTGTTTTTAAATTGAGCGGATTGATACCTGCCATGGTGAGACTTTAATGGTCTTGGCGCATTCAGTTTCATTACAGATAACACCATGTAAAGCATGCGCTATGGCGTATGTAGCTTCATACACCAAGTTAGTGTTACGCAGCTGTGACGTGTCTGTGTATGGGTTCTGTAGCGCGCGGATGTCCTCACTGCCGTCACACTGCCGCACGCCTGTCCGCCCTTTTAGGCTACAGCTGAACGAGCTCTCCCAAAACTCCGTTAATATGGACGATTTCGATGCTTGTGCTGGGGACAGGTCTAGTAGAAATTCACGAAGACCAGGAATAACTGACCGGGGAACACCGAAACCTAAAGCCCCGGCACAAATGTTATACCGCAAAAGGTTTGCATTTATTATCCACGAAGTGCCAATCCACTGAAGCGGAGGCGGTGGTTCCCGTGCCAGTTCATCCAAAAGCAATGGCATGTCACCTGCTTGAACAAACGCTACTATTACCCGTGCAGTTGATCTGCGTATGACATTTGCCACTTTCTCCAGTTTACTGCGCGGTTGTGTCCTGAAATAGGCCTCGGAGTACTCTACACAGATCCCCTCCTCCTGCGCAGCCTTTAGAAACGTTGCCATCCCGTAATTTCCATAGTCAGTGTCGCTGCGTACGGCCCCAATCCATATCCAGCCCAAATATTTCACCATTCTCGCCAGTGCAGCCGCTTGGTGTTCGTCACTAGGTACCGTCCTGAAGAAGGTGGGAAACTCCCGCTTATCACTGAGGCACGCGCAGGTTGCATAGTAACTCACCTGTGATTTAGTCAGTGGACAAAAGGAGAAAGAACCGATATAAGTAGAATGAGTACGTTTTAGGGAACTTTTGTGTTACCGCGATCTGGTTCATAAATAATcaccatacatatatataacgcatttatatatatatatatatatatatatatatatatatatatatatatatatatatatatatatatatatatatatatgtttatattcatataaatgtatattttaaTTTATGGTTTGAGTTCGAAATAAATAATTATTGAAAATTctttttaatttgttataaaCGACAGCAAGGAATTTTCCTGCATGCCTTTAATCAAATGACATAGAGCCAGTAATTTTCACCTGTGGAATTCCAAAGACACCGAGCGTTCTGGCCAGGCTAATTGACGGTGTGGAAGCGGAATCCCCCACGACAGCAGGTACAGCGGCCGCTACAGATTTATAACAAGAACTAGTCTCGTTGAAAGCGGGGTCCAATCCGTTTTCAAACTGAAATCCAGCTTTAATTGCCATCTGTACGTCAGAGCACGAGTCGTATATCTGGTACCCTAATGTGATGCCCGGTAGGAGATCGGTTCTGTTGTTGATCTCGCGAATGGCGAACTCCATAGCACGAGCGAAATGCAGCTGTCTGAAGTCCATGCTGTTTGGAGAGAGTAAGAAAATTaaaatattagaatatatattcataataacttaaaatattttattattaaggTAATATGCAGCACAGGACTACAAAATATCAACGGATATAATGAAATGTTAAATATCATGCCCACACCCCCTCCGCCGTCACAGACAGACCTCCCTGTGCACTGTAGCTGTGGAGGCAGCTTAGTGTAGGTGTTTTGTCCTGCATTCGTGAAGTAATGAATAGTGAAAATCCCTCCGATTATAAAATCTCCATTCATGGAAAAAACAGGCATCTGAGGCTCAGCCAACATTCTGCAGCTGATTGGGTTTGCTTTACATCCTACAGGGCTGAACACAGTCATCCACAGCACTGATACAAATGGCACCAGACTTGAAGTGATCTGCATGGTGGGTTTGGTGCCTCCCAGCACTCTGAAGGTCTGGATGTCTTTTCTACAGTGGTTTATATAGACAGCATGTAGTGAGGGGCTGTCAGTAAATGTGGGTGTGAAATGGGCACAGGAGGTGTGGTTATGTATTCAGTGTTAAtcagtggcagagccaaagGGGTgacagagcccttgccacccctactactaccactggaaatggtcattttaagggaaaatatttgtttcctttcgttcatcatttgtatatggacccctctgataaagcatTGCTCACCcattggccaccccttgaaaaaaaaagtctagctccgccactggtGTTAATCATGATAACTATAACGTATTGTTCTGTGTTTATGCATTCAGTGTTAATTATAATGATAATGTGATGTCACATTATCATTATGGGTTGGGCTGTGAACTCTTTAACTCATTTTTTCACAATTCACATATCAATCAGCTCTAGCTGAAATGTCATTTCTATATCATTCAATAATAGACATACAGATTGAGTAATGTTAGTCTAGACCTGTGTATTATTTAGTTATACATAATTAGAGGCACATAATTAGGCCAGCTCTAACGCAAGCTAGCAAAGAACATTTTCACCTGTTAAACACTGACACGCATTCTTAGCATGTCAAAAGTAAACTTCTACATGGTGCACTTATTTTGAGGGCAACATAACTTTATAGAAACTAAACTGTGatactaatcaaatctcaagtTAATTAAAGGCATGCTAGCTAATCTAAGCTAGTTTACTAAGCAAGTTTAAGCACCGGACTGCTTAGACACTCACTGTGTGGAGGGAAGGCGCGCGGTGATTCTGTGTCCAGTGGCTCGGGCGGAAGTGCACACAGTCCGATAGCTGATAGGCGCTCACTTTCACTTCAGGCTGTATGAAATGTAGTTGTAGTGTATCAGATTTTGTACGTTGAGCTAAACAGGTATCCGTActagagcaggggtcaccaaatggcggaccgcggtccggatccggacctgaacgccgtcctgtccggacccaatcacattcctgattaactggatacggacccaaatgccaaaaatatttttaaatttctACGGGAGACTacattttaaaccggagcatttatttcagggttattgaaaaaacactccgtgacgagtgttacgttcgccacaccctccccctccccccgctcaacaacttacgttcgccaaccccccccaacccccccaaaaaacttacgttcgccaacgccgccccggacctcaggtcagagCTATCCACCAAAATTGGACTGCGGAAAAATAT includes these proteins:
- the LOC143508861 gene encoding extracellular calcium-sensing receptor-like gives rise to the protein MQITSSLVPFVSVLWMTVFSPVGCKANPISCRMLAEPQMPVFSMNGDFIIGGIFTIHYFTNAGQNTYTKLPPQLQCTGSMDFRQLHFARAMEFAIREINNRTDLLPGITLGYQIYDSCSDVQMAIKAGFQFENGLDPAFNETSSCYKSVAAAVPAVVGDSASTPSISLARTLGVFGIPQVSYYATCACLSDKREFPTFFRTVPSDEHQAAALARMVKYLGWIWIGAVRSDTDYGNYGMATFLKAAQEEGICVEYSEAYFRTQPRSKLEKVANVIRRSTARVIVAFVQAGDMPLLLDELAREPPPPLQWIGTSWIINANLLRYNICAGALGFGVPRSVIPGLREFLLDLSPAQASKSSILTEFWESSFSCSLKGRTGVRQCDGSEDIRALQNPYTDTSQLRNTNLVYEATYAIAHALHGVICNETECAKTIKVSPWQIFNQLKRVNFTTNNGYQVNFDSNGDPAAAFELINWQFKKDGALDIVTVGYFDSSKPRGQEFRMSSAISWVGGQTEMTVSVCSESCPPGTRKAVQKGRPVCCYDCIPCAEGEISNKTDSVDCVHCPPEFWPNIKQDICLPKPVEFLSWDDTLGITLTVFSITGAFMSVCVTAVFYKHRTSPIVRANNSELSFLLLFSLTLCFLCSLTFIGQPSEWSCMLRHTVFGITFVLCISCVLGKTIVVLMAFRATLPGSNVMKWFGPPQQRLSVLAFTLIQVIICVLWLKISPPFPLKNLRHHKERIILECGLGSAIGFWAVLGYIGFLALLCFIFAFLARKLPDNFNEAKFITFSMLIFCAVWITFIPAYISSPGKFTVAVEIFAILASSFGLIICIFAPKCFIIVFRPEHNTKKHLMGKVHSKAL